One genomic window of Streptomyces sp. NBC_01498 includes the following:
- a CDS encoding nucleotide sugar dehydrogenase → MPADLAVIGLGHLGLPLAQAAVAAGIETVGYDTDPRPVAELAAGRTPVDGSLAASEVRRMLAGGFRPTTNPTELGRVRTAVICAPTPLGPDRTLDLTAVGEAARALAARLRPHTTVLLESPAGPGTTEGFLRTILEEGSGLRAGRDFHLAYSPSRLDPGRRTHGHHNTPKVIGGLTPACTESAAAFYGRLTDKVVRARGPREAETVKLLETNFRHVNIALVNEMAVLCHDLGVDLWDVIRCAETKPFGFQAFRPGPGVGGHGVPMDPSYLPHAGRTPGHPLRMVGLAQEINTRMPQYVIQRCATLLNEHGKSARGARVLLLGVTYKQDHADQESSPATEIARRLMDLGAAVSYHDPHVPDWRVRELPVPRADSLYEAAAHADLTVLLQHHRTYDLQGLAVKAQLLLDTRGASPAGAAHRL, encoded by the coding sequence ATGCCCGCAGACCTCGCCGTCATCGGACTCGGCCATCTCGGCCTGCCCCTCGCCCAGGCCGCCGTGGCGGCCGGCATCGAGACCGTCGGCTACGACACCGACCCCCGGCCCGTCGCCGAACTGGCCGCCGGCCGCACCCCCGTCGACGGCTCGCTCGCCGCCTCCGAGGTGCGCCGGATGCTGGCCGGCGGCTTCCGGCCCACCACCAACCCGACCGAGCTGGGCCGGGTCCGCACCGCCGTCATCTGCGCCCCCACCCCCCTGGGCCCCGACCGGACACTCGACCTCACCGCCGTCGGCGAGGCCGCCCGCGCCCTGGCCGCCCGGCTGCGCCCGCACACCACCGTGCTCCTCGAATCCCCGGCGGGCCCCGGCACCACGGAAGGGTTCCTGCGCACCATCCTGGAGGAGGGCTCCGGCCTGCGCGCCGGACGCGACTTCCACCTCGCCTACTCCCCCAGCCGTCTCGACCCCGGCCGCCGCACCCACGGCCACCACAACACCCCCAAGGTGATCGGCGGACTCACCCCGGCCTGCACCGAGTCGGCCGCCGCCTTCTACGGACGCCTCACCGACAAGGTCGTCCGCGCGCGCGGACCGCGCGAGGCCGAGACCGTCAAACTCCTCGAAACCAACTTCCGGCACGTCAACATCGCGCTCGTCAACGAGATGGCCGTCCTCTGCCACGACCTCGGCGTCGACCTCTGGGACGTCATCCGCTGCGCCGAGACCAAGCCGTTCGGCTTCCAGGCGTTCCGCCCCGGCCCCGGCGTCGGCGGCCACGGCGTCCCCATGGACCCCAGCTACCTCCCGCACGCCGGGCGCACCCCCGGCCACCCGCTGCGGATGGTCGGCCTCGCCCAGGAGATCAACACCCGGATGCCGCAGTACGTGATCCAGCGCTGCGCCACCCTCCTCAACGAGCACGGCAAGTCCGCGCGCGGCGCCCGCGTCCTGCTGCTCGGCGTCACGTACAAGCAGGACCACGCCGACCAGGAGAGCTCACCGGCCACCGAGATCGCCCGCCGGCTGATGGACCTGGGCGCGGCCGTCAGCTATCACGATCCGCACGTCCCCGACTGGCGCGTCCGCGAGCTGCCGGTGCCGCGCGCCGACTCTCTTTACGAGGCCGCCGCGCACGCGGATCTGACGGTGCTGCTCCAGCACCACCGGACGTACGACCTCCAAGGGCTCGCCGTGAAGGCGCAGTTGCTGCTCGACACGCGGGGAGCGAGCCCGGCGGGCGCGGCACACCGGCTCTGA
- a CDS encoding sigma-70 family RNA polymerase sigma factor, protein MRDDETTVIGALVHRAVEGDGQATHDLLARVHPLALRYCRTRLNRLPGDARHFVEDLAQEVCVAVLMALPRYKDTGRPFEAFVFAIAAHKVADLQRAAMRHPGSTAVPSDEMPERPDDSLGPEERALLSSDAEWAKKLLANLPDNQRELLVLRVAVGLTAEETGQMLGMSPGAVRVAQHRALSRLRALAEQ, encoded by the coding sequence ATGCGCGATGACGAGACCACGGTGATCGGTGCGCTCGTTCATCGTGCCGTCGAGGGGGACGGGCAGGCCACGCACGATCTTCTGGCCCGGGTGCACCCTCTCGCGCTGCGCTACTGCCGCACCCGGCTCAACCGACTGCCCGGCGACGCCCGCCACTTCGTGGAGGACCTCGCGCAGGAGGTCTGCGTCGCCGTACTGATGGCGCTGCCGCGCTACAAGGACACGGGGCGCCCCTTCGAGGCGTTCGTCTTCGCCATCGCCGCGCACAAGGTCGCCGATCTCCAGCGGGCGGCCATGCGGCACCCGGGCTCCACGGCGGTGCCCTCGGACGAGATGCCCGAACGGCCCGACGACTCCCTCGGTCCCGAGGAGCGCGCACTGCTCAGCAGCGACGCCGAGTGGGCCAAGAAACTCCTCGCCAACCTCCCCGACAACCAGCGCGAGCTGCTGGTGCTGCGGGTCGCGGTCGGGCTGACCGCCGAGGAGACCGGGCAGATGCTGGGCATGTCGCCCGGCGCCGTACGGGTCGCACAGCACCGCGCGCTCAGCAGACTGCGCGCGCTGGCCGAGCAGTAG
- the nadE gene encoding ammonia-dependent NAD(+) synthetase: MANLRERIQAELGVRAVIEPGAEIRRRVGFLKDFLRSTPATGYVLGISGGQDSTLTGRLCQLAAEELRAEGHEATFVAVRLPYGVQADEDDARIALEFVRPDRSIEVNVKPGADAVAAEAARGVRELLGDESRLRDFVRGNIKARERMVIQYAVAGQLGLLVVGTDHAAEAVTGFFTKYGDGGVDLTPLTGLTKRQGASLLRELGAPSSVWEKVPTADLEDDRPALPDEVALGLTYAEIDDYLEGAGVTPEVAARLESVFLATRHKRTVPVTPLDDWWRS, translated from the coding sequence GTGGCGAATCTACGCGAACGGATACAGGCGGAACTCGGCGTCAGGGCGGTCATCGAGCCGGGGGCGGAGATCCGGCGACGGGTCGGCTTCCTCAAGGACTTTCTGCGGTCGACCCCGGCCACCGGCTATGTGCTGGGGATCAGCGGCGGTCAGGACAGCACCCTGACGGGGCGGCTCTGCCAGCTCGCCGCGGAGGAACTGCGTGCCGAGGGGCACGAGGCGACCTTCGTCGCGGTACGGCTGCCGTACGGCGTCCAGGCCGACGAGGACGACGCGCGGATCGCGCTGGAGTTCGTCCGGCCGGACCGCTCGATCGAGGTGAACGTCAAGCCGGGCGCGGACGCCGTCGCCGCCGAGGCGGCCCGCGGTGTGCGGGAACTGCTGGGGGACGAGTCCCGGCTGCGGGATTTCGTCCGGGGCAACATCAAGGCCCGTGAGCGGATGGTGATCCAGTACGCGGTCGCCGGTCAGCTGGGACTGCTCGTCGTGGGGACGGACCACGCGGCGGAGGCGGTGACCGGGTTCTTCACCAAATACGGCGACGGGGGTGTCGACCTCACACCGCTGACCGGACTGACGAAGCGTCAGGGTGCTTCCCTGCTACGGGAGTTGGGCGCTCCGTCCAGTGTCTGGGAGAAGGTGCCGACCGCCGATCTGGAGGACGACCGGCCCGCGCTGCCGGACGAGGTGGCGCTCGGGCTGACGTACGCCGAGATCGACGACTATCTGGAGGGCGCCGGCGTCACTCCGGAGGTGGCGGCCAGGCTGGAGTCGGTCTTCCTGGCGACCCGGCACAAGCGGACCGTGCCGGTCACCCCGCTGGACGACTGGTGGCGGAGCTGA
- a CDS encoding LysR family transcriptional regulator, producing MIEARHLRVLRAVATTGSFSAAARELGCTQPAVSQQMKGLEASVGTTLLIRTSRSMRLTQAGEALVRHAAGILSGLTAAEEEVAAIAGLRAGRVRLVSFPSGSSALVPAALAALRAAHPGTRVSLVDAEPPRSVEMLRDGDCDVALAFRYDSTGGAGEGEWDDLVVRPLLTDRLVGLLPEGHRLAGADTVSIADLADESWIAGCPRCRHQLVDACEKAGFTPRIDFATDDYPAVIGLVGAGLGVAFLPELAMESVAPKAARTVTVEPAVRREIVALTLPDLARVPAVAATLDELERAASR from the coding sequence GTGATCGAAGCACGCCACCTCCGTGTCCTGCGCGCCGTCGCCACCACCGGCTCGTTCTCCGCCGCCGCCCGGGAGCTGGGCTGTACGCAGCCGGCCGTCAGCCAGCAGATGAAGGGCCTCGAAGCGTCCGTCGGCACGACCCTGCTGATCCGCACCAGCCGCTCGATGCGGCTCACCCAGGCCGGCGAGGCGCTGGTCCGGCACGCGGCGGGCATCCTCTCCGGACTCACGGCCGCCGAGGAGGAGGTCGCGGCCATCGCGGGCCTGCGCGCCGGCCGGGTCCGGCTGGTCTCGTTCCCCAGCGGAAGCTCCGCGCTGGTCCCCGCCGCGCTGGCCGCGCTGCGCGCCGCCCACCCCGGCACCCGCGTCTCGCTCGTCGACGCCGAACCGCCGCGCTCCGTCGAGATGCTGCGCGACGGCGACTGCGACGTGGCGCTGGCCTTCCGTTACGACTCCACGGGCGGCGCCGGCGAGGGCGAGTGGGACGACCTGGTCGTACGCCCGCTGCTCACCGACCGGCTCGTCGGGCTGCTCCCCGAGGGCCACCGGCTGGCCGGGGCCGACACCGTCTCCATCGCGGACCTCGCCGACGAATCGTGGATCGCGGGCTGCCCGCGCTGCCGCCACCAGCTGGTCGACGCCTGCGAGAAGGCCGGGTTCACCCCCCGTATCGACTTCGCGACGGACGACTACCCGGCGGTGATCGGGCTGGTCGGGGCGGGGCTCGGGGTCGCGTTCCTGCCGGAACTGGCCATGGAGTCGGTGGCGCCCAAGGCGGCCCGGACAGTCACCGTGGAGCCCGCCGTACGGCGCGAGATCGTCGCGCTCACCCTGCCCGACCTGGCAAGGGTCCCGGCGGTGGCGGCCACGCTGGACGAGCTGGAGCGGGCCGCGTCGCGCTGA
- a CDS encoding GuaB3 family IMP dehydrogenase-related protein has product MTEIEIGRGKRGRRAYAFDDIAVVPSRRTRDPKEVSIAWQIDAYRFELPFLAAPMDSIVSPATAIRIGELGGLGVLNLEGLWTRYEDPQPLLDEIAGLDGATANRRLQEIYAAPIQEELIGRRIKEVRDSGVVTAAALSPQRTAQFSKAVVDAGVDIFVIRGTTVSAEHVSGAAEPLNLKQFIYELDVPVIVGGCATYTASLHLMRTGAAGVLVGFGGGAAHTTRNVLGIQVPMATAVADVAAARRDYMDESGGRYVHVIADGGVGWSGDLPKAVACGADAVMMGSPLARASDAPGNGHHWGMEAVHEDVPRGKLVDLGVVGTTEEVLTGPSHSPDGSMNFFGALKRAMATTGYSELKEFQRVEVTVADSQHSR; this is encoded by the coding sequence GTGACTGAGATCGAGATCGGCCGCGGCAAGCGCGGACGCCGGGCGTACGCCTTCGACGACATCGCCGTCGTCCCCAGCCGGCGCACCCGCGACCCGAAGGAGGTCTCGATCGCCTGGCAGATCGACGCCTACCGCTTCGAACTGCCCTTCCTGGCCGCCCCCATGGACTCCATCGTGTCGCCGGCGACGGCGATCCGCATCGGTGAGCTGGGCGGTCTCGGTGTGCTCAACCTCGAAGGACTGTGGACCCGTTACGAGGACCCGCAGCCCCTGCTGGACGAGATCGCCGGGCTGGACGGGGCGACGGCCAACCGCAGGCTCCAGGAGATCTACGCCGCGCCGATCCAGGAGGAGCTGATCGGGCGGCGTATCAAGGAGGTGCGCGACTCGGGCGTGGTCACGGCCGCCGCGCTCTCGCCGCAGCGCACCGCGCAGTTCTCCAAGGCCGTCGTGGACGCCGGGGTCGACATCTTCGTCATCCGGGGCACGACGGTCTCCGCCGAGCATGTCTCGGGCGCGGCCGAGCCGCTGAACCTCAAGCAGTTCATCTACGAACTGGACGTCCCGGTCATCGTCGGCGGCTGCGCCACGTACACCGCGTCGCTGCACCTGATGCGCACGGGCGCGGCCGGGGTGCTGGTCGGCTTCGGCGGCGGCGCCGCGCACACCACCCGTAACGTGCTGGGTATCCAGGTGCCGATGGCGACGGCCGTCGCGGACGTGGCCGCCGCCAGGCGGGACTACATGGACGAGTCCGGCGGGCGGTACGTGCATGTGATCGCCGACGGCGGGGTGGGCTGGTCCGGCGACCTGCCGAAGGCCGTGGCGTGCGGTGCCGACGCGGTGATGATGGGCTCCCCGCTGGCGCGGGCGAGCGACGCGCCGGGCAACGGGCACCACTGGGGCATGGAGGCCGTCCACGAGGACGTGCCGCGCGGCAAGCTGGTGGACCTGGGTGTGGTCGGTACGACCGAGGAGGTCCTGACCGGGCCCTCGCACAGCCCCGACGGGTCGATGAACTTCTTCGGCGCGCTCAAGAGGGCGATGGCGACGACGGGTTACAGCGAGCTCAAGGAGTTCCAGCGCGTCGAGGTGACGGTCGCGGACTCGCAGCACAGCCGCTGA
- a CDS encoding response regulator transcription factor, whose protein sequence is MTSVLVCDDSPLAREALRRAVATVPGVERVTTAANGEEVLRRWGADRSDLILMDVRMPGLGGVETVRRLLSADPGARIIMLTVAEDLDGVALAVAAGARGYLHKDASRAELRATVTQALADPTWRLAPRRLRSAEMGAAPTLTAREIQVLEGMSHGRSNAEIGRELFLSEDTVKTHARRLFKKLGASDRAHAVALGFRWGLVR, encoded by the coding sequence ATGACATCCGTCCTCGTCTGCGACGACTCCCCGCTTGCCCGAGAGGCGCTGCGCCGCGCGGTTGCGACCGTGCCCGGCGTCGAGCGCGTGACGACCGCGGCCAACGGTGAGGAAGTCCTCCGCCGCTGGGGCGCCGACCGCTCGGATCTGATTCTGATGGACGTACGCATGCCCGGTCTGGGCGGTGTCGAGACCGTCCGGCGGCTGCTGTCCGCCGATCCGGGCGCCCGGATCATCATGCTCACGGTCGCCGAGGACCTGGACGGTGTCGCACTCGCGGTCGCCGCCGGTGCCCGCGGCTATCTGCACAAGGACGCGTCCCGCGCGGAGCTTCGCGCGACGGTGACGCAGGCGCTCGCCGACCCCACGTGGCGGCTCGCCCCGCGCCGGCTGCGGTCGGCCGAGATGGGCGCCGCGCCGACGCTCACCGCGCGGGAGATCCAGGTGCTCGAAGGCATGAGCCACGGGCGGTCGAACGCGGAGATCGGGCGTGAGCTGTTCCTCTCCGAGGACACGGTCAAGACCCACGCCCGCCGGCTGTTCAAGAAGCTCGGCGCCTCGGACCGCGCGCACGCCGTGGCCCTCGGATTCCGCTGGGGTCTCGTCCGCTAG
- the guaB gene encoding IMP dehydrogenase produces the protein MTANVDGVPGKFATLGLTYDDVLLLPGASDMAPDEIDTSSYLSKNVKVNIPLLSAAMDKVTEARMAIAMARQGGAGVLHRNLSIADQANQVDLVKRSESGMVTDPITVNPDATLGEADRLCAKFRISGVPVTDRAGKLLGIVTNRDMAFESDRTRQVREVMTPMPLVTGKVGISGVDAMELLRRHKIEKLPLVDDAGLLKGLITVKDFVKAEKYPNAAKDGEGRLIVGAAVGVAGDAYERAQALIEAGVDFIVVDTAHGHSRLVGDMVSKIKSNGSVDVVGGNIATRDGAQALIDAGVDGIKVGVGPGSICTTRVVAGIGVPQVTAIYEAALAAKAAGVPVIGDGGLQYSGDIAKALVAGADTVMLGSLLAGCEESPGELMFINGKQFKSYRGMGSLGAMQSRGDQRSFSKDRYFQEGVASDEKLVPEGIEGQVPYRGPLSSVVHQLTGGLRQSMFYVGGRTVPELQENGRFVRITSAGLKESHPHDIQMTVEAPNYTRR, from the coding sequence ATGACTGCAAACGTCGACGGAGTGCCCGGGAAGTTCGCGACGCTCGGGCTGACATACGACGACGTGCTGCTGCTCCCGGGCGCGTCCGACATGGCGCCCGACGAGATCGACACCTCCTCGTACCTCTCGAAGAACGTCAAGGTGAACATCCCGCTGCTGTCGGCGGCGATGGACAAGGTCACCGAGGCGCGCATGGCCATCGCCATGGCGCGGCAGGGCGGCGCGGGCGTCCTGCACCGCAATCTCTCCATCGCCGACCAGGCCAACCAGGTCGACCTCGTGAAGCGCTCCGAGTCCGGCATGGTCACCGACCCGATCACGGTCAACCCCGACGCGACGCTCGGCGAGGCGGACCGGCTCTGCGCCAAGTTCCGGATCAGCGGCGTCCCGGTCACCGACCGCGCGGGCAAGCTGCTCGGCATCGTCACCAACCGTGACATGGCCTTCGAGTCGGACCGTACGCGCCAGGTGCGCGAGGTCATGACGCCGATGCCGCTGGTCACCGGCAAGGTCGGCATCTCCGGCGTGGACGCCATGGAGCTGCTGCGCCGGCACAAGATCGAGAAGCTGCCGCTGGTGGACGACGCGGGTCTGCTCAAGGGCCTCATCACGGTCAAGGACTTCGTCAAGGCGGAGAAGTACCCGAACGCCGCCAAGGACGGCGAGGGCCGGCTGATCGTCGGCGCGGCCGTCGGTGTCGCCGGGGACGCGTACGAGCGCGCCCAGGCCCTCATCGAGGCGGGCGTCGACTTCATCGTGGTCGACACCGCCCACGGCCACTCGCGGCTCGTCGGCGACATGGTCTCGAAGATCAAGTCGAACGGCTCCGTCGATGTCGTCGGCGGCAACATCGCCACCCGCGACGGCGCGCAGGCGCTGATCGACGCCGGTGTCGACGGCATCAAGGTCGGTGTGGGCCCCGGTTCCATCTGTACGACCCGCGTCGTCGCCGGTATCGGCGTCCCGCAGGTCACCGCGATCTACGAGGCGGCGCTGGCCGCCAAGGCGGCGGGCGTCCCGGTCATCGGCGACGGCGGCCTCCAGTACAGCGGCGACATCGCCAAGGCCCTGGTCGCGGGCGCCGACACGGTGATGCTCGGCTCGCTGCTCGCGGGCTGCGAGGAGTCGCCGGGCGAGCTGATGTTCATCAACGGCAAACAGTTCAAGTCGTACCGAGGCATGGGCTCGCTGGGCGCCATGCAGAGCCGTGGCGACCAGCGCTCGTTCTCCAAGGACCGGTATTTCCAGGAGGGCGTGGCGTCCGACGAGAAGCTGGTGCCCGAGGGCATCGAGGGCCAGGTGCCGTACCGGGGCCCGCTCTCCTCGGTCGTGCACCAACTGACCGGCGGCCTGCGGCAGTCGATGTTCTACGTCGGCGGGCGCACCGTTCCGGAGCTCCAGGAGAACGGCCGTTTCGTACGGATCACCTCCGCCGGTCTCAAGGAGAGCCACCCGCACGACATCCAGATGACGGTCGAGGCGCCGAACTACACCCGGCGCTGA